In a single window of the Pirellulales bacterium genome:
- a CDS encoding PSD1 and planctomycete cytochrome C domain-containing protein, translating into MHNYPAEKLALALQSCLLLTLLMGGAVAADEVRFNRDVRPILSNRCFRCHGPDEGNRQADLRLDVREHALFDRGDGAAIVPGKPQESLLIQRVTTHDDGLRMPPPDHAPPLAKSEIETLQRWIDQGAQYDGHWSFLPIANPQPPALAAGETARNPIDHFVFARLREHGLKPSVEADKRTLLRRVFLDLTGLLPTPEEAVQFEHDSRSDAYEAVVEQLLNSPHYGERWGRHWLDQARYADSNGYTIDAERVMWPYRDWVIRALNADMPFDQFTIEQLAGDLLPNATRDQRIASGFHRNTLINQEGGVDPEQFRVETVIDRVATTGAVWLGLTVGCAQCHSHKYDPISHQEFYRLFAFFNNCADMNNVGPTAEVHEGELFLPEDFASERAELNDAISSVERLSAESRTRRTAWEKSLANRVGDDETSKAAQWNVLSISAAKAEAAKLTTLDDQSVLATAGIPREIYVIDTAPLAKGAKIGSFRLRFIPHESLPKSGPGLATNGNLVLTAVEAYLGDERLPLVSASADHSQKDYSVASLIDDEPGTGWAINVQPGSTVQMNAEHTVVLTLGRAIDGGEQPLRFVLKHELNNDYNVGRVQFSVSEDIADPVSDPTFLAALAIEEADRSAEQRKLINLKFDAVDQPLKDARKRLDELRVRLRLGPTVKTLVMQDVPAPRNTFLLKRGDFLQPDKELGPLSANVPQAFPELGPRGDDRPFDRLDLARWLVARNHPLTARVTVNRLWMHYFGRGLVETENDFGSQGSAPTHAELLDWLASNLMDHGWSLKTFHRLVVTSATYRQASLARPDAAVVDPLNLLLARQNRLRLDAEIVRDVALCAAGKLEQKVGGPSVFPPQPEGVYAFTQNKKVWRTGTGKERYRRGMYTMFYRSAPYPALATFDSPDFQSVCTRRQRSNTPLQALTMANDVAMYELAQELAARALAQHQSDDQAAEVKRIDTIFQRALSRHPSSVELRLIQNSFLQASPAEPPEELDAWSAVSRAVMNTDEFITRE; encoded by the coding sequence ATGCATAATTATCCTGCCGAGAAGCTTGCCTTGGCACTGCAAAGTTGCTTGCTGTTGACGTTGTTAATGGGTGGCGCCGTCGCGGCCGATGAAGTCCGCTTCAATCGTGACGTGCGACCGATCCTGTCGAACCGATGCTTTCGGTGCCACGGCCCCGACGAAGGCAATCGCCAGGCGGACCTGCGGCTCGATGTTCGCGAACATGCGCTTTTCGATCGTGGAGACGGGGCAGCCATTGTGCCAGGCAAGCCACAGGAAAGCTTGCTGATTCAGCGTGTGACTACCCACGATGATGGCCTGCGCATGCCTCCGCCCGATCATGCGCCGCCGCTTGCGAAATCTGAAATTGAGACCCTCCAGCGCTGGATCGATCAAGGCGCGCAATATGACGGACATTGGTCGTTCCTGCCGATTGCCAATCCGCAGCCGCCGGCGCTTGCAGCCGGGGAAACGGCGCGTAACCCGATCGATCACTTTGTTTTCGCACGATTGCGAGAGCACGGGCTTAAGCCGTCGGTGGAAGCTGACAAACGGACTTTGCTGCGACGCGTGTTTTTAGACCTGACGGGCCTGCTGCCGACGCCCGAGGAGGCTGTCCAGTTCGAGCACGACTCCCGAAGTGACGCTTATGAAGCCGTCGTCGAGCAGCTGCTCAACAGTCCGCATTACGGCGAGCGGTGGGGACGCCATTGGCTGGACCAGGCCCGCTACGCTGATTCGAACGGATACACGATCGATGCCGAGCGCGTCATGTGGCCTTATCGCGATTGGGTCATTCGTGCCTTGAATGCCGACATGCCGTTCGACCAGTTTACGATCGAGCAGCTTGCGGGAGACCTGCTACCGAATGCGACCAGGGACCAACGCATTGCCTCGGGCTTTCACCGCAACACCCTCATCAACCAGGAAGGGGGTGTAGACCCTGAACAGTTTCGTGTGGAAACGGTCATCGATCGGGTTGCCACGACGGGCGCGGTGTGGCTGGGTTTAACCGTCGGTTGCGCGCAGTGTCATTCGCACAAATATGACCCGATCAGCCACCAGGAATTCTATCGGCTGTTCGCCTTCTTTAATAACTGCGCCGACATGAACAATGTGGGCCCGACGGCGGAGGTACACGAAGGCGAGTTGTTCCTACCGGAGGACTTTGCCTCGGAACGCGCGGAACTGAATGACGCGATTTCGAGCGTCGAGCGATTGAGCGCCGAGTCCCGTACGCGACGGACGGCGTGGGAGAAAAGTTTGGCAAATCGGGTGGGCGACGACGAAACCTCTAAGGCGGCGCAGTGGAATGTTCTTTCCATAAGTGCGGCCAAGGCCGAGGCGGCCAAGCTGACGACCCTGGACGACCAATCCGTGCTGGCGACGGCGGGCATTCCGCGCGAGATCTATGTCATCGACACGGCGCCGCTTGCCAAGGGTGCAAAGATCGGCTCGTTCCGATTGCGCTTCATCCCTCACGAGTCGCTGCCGAAGTCGGGCCCGGGACTGGCAACCAACGGCAACCTGGTATTGACCGCCGTCGAGGCGTATCTCGGTGATGAGCGCCTACCGCTCGTCTCGGCCAGCGCCGACCACTCGCAGAAGGACTACTCCGTCGCATCGCTCATCGACGACGAGCCCGGAACAGGGTGGGCCATTAATGTCCAGCCAGGTTCGACCGTGCAGATGAACGCCGAGCATACGGTTGTGCTTACCCTAGGGCGCGCGATCGATGGGGGGGAACAGCCGCTACGGTTCGTGCTCAAGCACGAGTTGAACAATGATTACAACGTGGGGCGGGTACAGTTCTCTGTCTCCGAGGACATCGCCGACCCGGTCTCCGATCCTACGTTTCTGGCCGCGCTTGCAATCGAAGAAGCGGACCGAAGCGCGGAGCAAAGGAAACTCATTAATCTCAAGTTCGATGCGGTGGATCAACCACTGAAGGACGCTCGTAAGCGGCTCGACGAATTGCGCGTTCGCTTGCGATTGGGGCCGACGGTCAAGACGCTGGTGATGCAAGATGTGCCGGCTCCGCGGAACACATTTTTGCTGAAGCGGGGCGACTTCCTACAGCCGGATAAGGAACTTGGCCCGCTATCGGCGAATGTTCCGCAGGCCTTTCCAGAATTAGGGCCGCGCGGCGACGATCGGCCATTCGATCGCTTGGATTTGGCACGCTGGTTGGTGGCACGAAACCATCCGTTGACGGCGCGCGTCACCGTCAATCGACTCTGGATGCACTACTTTGGTCGCGGTCTGGTCGAAACGGAAAACGATTTTGGATCCCAGGGCTCCGCGCCCACCCATGCCGAACTGCTTGATTGGCTGGCGTCGAACCTGATGGATCACGGTTGGTCGCTCAAGACGTTCCATCGCCTCGTTGTAACCTCAGCGACGTATCGTCAGGCCTCGCTCGCCCGCCCGGACGCGGCCGTGGTGGATCCGCTGAATCTACTCTTGGCTCGACAAAACCGTTTGCGACTCGACGCCGAAATCGTGCGCGATGTGGCTCTCTGCGCCGCGGGAAAACTGGAACAAAAGGTAGGCGGACCAAGCGTCTTTCCGCCGCAGCCCGAGGGCGTATACGCCTTTACGCAGAATAAGAAGGTATGGCGCACCGGCACTGGCAAAGAGCGCTATCGACGCGGAATGTACACCATGTTTTATCGCAGTGCGCCGTACCCCGCGCTGGCCACTTTCGACTCGCCCGACTTTCAGTCGGTCTGCACACGCCGGCAGCGATCGAATACGCCCCTGCAGGCCCTAACAATGGCCAATGACGTGGCCATGTACGAATTGGCGCAAGAGCTGGCAGCTCGAGCGCTCGCGCAACACCAGAGCGACGATCAGGCGGCCGAGGTC